Proteins found in one Paucidesulfovibrio longus DSM 6739 genomic segment:
- the bamA gene encoding outer membrane protein assembly factor BamA has protein sequence MPNRRRCLALLATVLFLVLNSFSALAQDVGTTKVAVLPFQVNAGGDLSYLKDSLPTLMADRLKAAGFEITDPDAVQRVLEEMGISVVDLAKAREIALMTGSSYVLYGSFSQLGDSLSIDSRLVEAFGKEPAQPIVAETEGIINLLPLVDDVVAQAKKVMLNQQPIAVIDVDGTKILDKEVVLMRLGLQKGETYDPARINQELKNIYDLGYFDDVKVVVSDVSGGKKVLFQVVEKPRIQELGVKGADKLDEADILEAVSTKKGAVLNLKVLRDDMNTIRGLYRTEGYYKTKVSYEVEGGENGQAKLNFVVEEGPKLYIKEIILDGAEQVDADDLKGELALSESGIMSWFTSSDVLNEELLERDATAIKAYYGNRGFLDVQVGRPEVDFRDDGIYVTFRISEGQRVKIGNIQYKGDLIESPEELDKVIKLDEVREDEEYLNASVVREDVEALTALYSNQGYAYADVGVQFAQGATPELTDVIYTLSKHQKVHIRRVLLEGNTKTRDNVILRDVSLSDGDTFSAKALQDSVKALENLAYFEGVDIEPIPTGDPDEMDLKVKVKEAPTGQIGGGFGFSSTGGFYVAGAIQENNLFGKGYMLSLSGSYGGSSNEFSLQFVDPRYDDQPWGYSLTATRSVNDYDEYDMSDLSLTGALLYPLGDHTRAKLSYTASFYNIYDVASDASDSIKDDEGNHLLSAVTATIARANLTRDTFFISEGTSQSVALTYGGGVLGGDDAFVKYGYDIEHYEPIFWDMSFRAHANLGYVHENFGGDDIPTAQRYRLGGITSVRGYTNRKISPRDENGEAIGGDKALYTNLELLCPLSKEYGVLGILFFDAGNAWKEGEWFTTSDNTTTEEGGDPSLGLYKSVGIGGRWNSPMGPLEIYWGYGLDELQDSSNNRLEFRMGQTF, from the coding sequence ATGCCCAATCGTAGACGCTGCCTCGCCCTGCTCGCGACAGTGCTGTTTCTCGTCTTGAACTCCTTTTCCGCGCTGGCCCAGGACGTCGGAACGACCAAGGTCGCCGTGCTTCCGTTTCAGGTCAACGCCGGAGGGGATCTCTCCTATCTCAAAGACAGCCTGCCGACACTCATGGCCGACCGCCTCAAGGCGGCCGGGTTCGAAATCACCGACCCGGACGCCGTGCAGCGTGTCCTCGAGGAGATGGGGATCAGCGTCGTGGACCTGGCCAAGGCTCGCGAAATAGCCCTCATGACCGGCTCCAGCTACGTTCTCTATGGGAGCTTCTCCCAGCTCGGCGATTCCCTCAGCATCGATTCACGCCTTGTGGAGGCTTTCGGCAAGGAACCTGCGCAGCCGATCGTCGCCGAGACGGAGGGCATCATCAACCTCCTGCCGCTTGTCGACGATGTGGTCGCGCAGGCGAAGAAGGTCATGCTCAACCAGCAGCCCATCGCCGTCATCGACGTCGATGGAACCAAGATCCTGGACAAGGAAGTGGTCTTGATGCGTCTCGGCCTCCAGAAGGGCGAGACCTATGATCCGGCCCGGATCAACCAGGAATTGAAAAATATTTATGACCTCGGCTACTTCGACGACGTGAAGGTCGTGGTTTCCGACGTTTCCGGCGGAAAGAAGGTGCTGTTCCAGGTCGTGGAAAAGCCCCGCATCCAGGAGCTTGGCGTCAAAGGTGCGGACAAGCTGGACGAAGCGGACATCCTTGAAGCGGTTTCCACCAAGAAAGGGGCCGTGTTGAACCTCAAGGTGCTTCGCGACGACATGAACACCATCCGCGGTCTTTACCGTACGGAAGGGTACTACAAGACCAAGGTTTCCTACGAGGTCGAGGGCGGGGAAAACGGGCAGGCCAAACTTAATTTCGTGGTCGAGGAAGGCCCCAAGCTCTACATCAAGGAAATCATTCTCGACGGCGCCGAACAGGTCGATGCCGATGACCTCAAGGGAGAATTGGCCCTTTCCGAGAGCGGCATCATGAGCTGGTTCACTTCCTCGGACGTCCTCAACGAGGAGTTGCTGGAGCGCGACGCCACGGCCATAAAGGCTTACTACGGCAACCGCGGCTTCCTTGACGTTCAGGTCGGACGTCCCGAAGTGGACTTCCGCGACGACGGCATCTACGTCACCTTCCGCATTTCCGAAGGCCAGCGGGTCAAGATCGGAAACATCCAGTACAAAGGCGATTTGATCGAATCCCCGGAGGAACTGGACAAGGTCATCAAGCTCGACGAAGTCCGCGAAGACGAGGAATACCTCAATGCTTCCGTGGTGCGCGAAGACGTGGAAGCGCTGACTGCCCTGTACAGCAATCAGGGCTACGCCTACGCCGATGTCGGAGTGCAGTTCGCCCAGGGCGCGACCCCGGAGCTGACAGATGTCATCTACACCCTTTCCAAGCACCAAAAGGTCCATATCCGCCGGGTGCTTCTGGAAGGAAACACCAAGACGAGGGACAACGTCATCCTGCGCGACGTCTCCTTGTCCGATGGCGACACCTTCAGTGCCAAGGCGCTCCAGGATTCCGTGAAGGCTCTGGAAAACCTCGCTTATTTCGAGGGGGTGGACATCGAACCCATTCCCACCGGCGACCCTGACGAAATGGACCTGAAGGTCAAGGTCAAGGAGGCCCCCACCGGCCAGATCGGCGGCGGTTTCGGCTTCTCCTCCACCGGCGGCTTTTATGTGGCCGGCGCGATTCAGGAAAACAACCTCTTCGGCAAGGGCTACATGCTCAGCCTGAGCGGTTCGTACGGCGGCAGTTCCAACGAGTTTTCCCTGCAATTCGTGGACCCGCGCTACGACGATCAGCCCTGGGGCTATTCGCTGACCGCCACCCGTTCCGTGAATGATTACGACGAATACGACATGAGCGACCTGAGCCTGACCGGGGCTCTGCTGTATCCGCTCGGCGACCACACCCGGGCCAAGCTCAGTTATACCGCCAGCTTCTATAATATCTACGACGTGGCTTCGGATGCTTCCGACTCCATCAAGGACGACGAAGGAAATCATCTGCTCAGCGCCGTTACGGCCACCATCGCCAGGGCGAACCTGACGCGCGACACCTTCTTCATCTCCGAGGGCACGTCCCAGAGCGTTGCGCTCACTTACGGCGGCGGCGTGCTTGGGGGCGACGACGCCTTCGTCAAGTATGGATACGATATCGAGCATTACGAGCCGATCTTCTGGGACATGTCCTTCCGCGCGCACGCGAACCTCGGGTATGTTCACGAGAACTTCGGCGGCGATGACATCCCCACGGCGCAACGCTATCGTCTCGGCGGCATTACTTCCGTTCGCGGGTACACGAACAGAAAGATTTCCCCGCGCGATGAAAATGGCGAGGCCATCGGCGGCGACAAGGCCCTCTACACCAACCTCGAACTTCTTTGCCCCCTCAGCAAGGAATACGGCGTGCTCGGCATTCTCTTCTTCGACGCTGGCAATGCCTGGAAGGAAGGGGAATGGTTCACCACATCCGACAACACGACGACCGAGGAAGGCGGCGATCCTTCCCTTGGACTCTATAAGAGCGTCGGTATCGGCGGACGTTGGAACTCGCCCATGGGGCCGCTGGAAATTTATTGGGGGTATGGCTTGGACGAACTTCAGGACAGTTCCAACAACCGTCTTGAATTCCGCATGGGCCAGACGTTCTAG
- a CDS encoding lipoprotein-releasing ABC transporter permease subunit has protein sequence MSLESIVAVRYLFALRKQSFISVISLFAVCGVALGVAALIVVIGVMNGFTKDLQSKILGVNADIIVGGGVGGVHNPESLAEVIRTVPGVTGVTPFLYSEVMLSAPGGGVKGLALRGIDPHSAGKVLSLGKDMVQGDIESLDTKDEIPGLIVGAQLADRFGLWNGATIYLLSPSGTQTAAGYSPKMLPFRVVGIFRTGLYEYDTTVAYATVESTRGLLGYPKGIVSGLEVKVDDIYKAPEIAVNLRELLGDSPLDVQTWQEMNANLFAALKLEKTAMFIILAMIVLVGSFSIVTTLVMLVMQKTKDIAILMSMGAEVSSIRKIFMYQGTLIGAVGTVIGYCIGVPVALLLKKYQFIKLPKDVYPVDYLPIRLDALDLTFIGAAAFLLCFLATIYPAWRAAKLRPADALRYE, from the coding sequence ATGAGCCTCGAGTCCATCGTCGCGGTCCGCTATCTCTTCGCGCTCCGCAAGCAATCCTTCATCTCGGTGATTTCCCTGTTCGCCGTGTGCGGCGTGGCTCTGGGCGTCGCCGCTCTGATCGTCGTCATCGGAGTCATGAACGGGTTCACCAAGGATCTCCAGTCCAAGATTCTCGGCGTCAACGCCGACATCATCGTGGGCGGCGGCGTGGGCGGCGTGCACAATCCGGAAAGCCTGGCCGAGGTGATCCGCACGGTGCCCGGCGTCACGGGTGTTACTCCCTTCCTCTATTCCGAGGTCATGCTTTCCGCGCCGGGCGGAGGCGTCAAGGGGCTGGCCCTGCGCGGCATCGACCCGCACAGCGCAGGCAAAGTGCTCAGTCTCGGCAAGGACATGGTCCAGGGCGACATCGAATCCCTGGACACCAAGGACGAAATCCCCGGATTGATCGTGGGAGCGCAGCTCGCCGACAGGTTCGGCCTATGGAATGGCGCCACCATCTATCTGCTTTCCCCCAGCGGTACGCAGACCGCTGCGGGCTACTCGCCGAAAATGCTTCCCTTCCGCGTCGTGGGGATCTTCCGAACCGGGCTGTACGAATACGACACCACGGTGGCCTACGCCACGGTGGAATCGACGCGTGGTCTGCTCGGCTATCCCAAGGGCATCGTATCCGGGCTGGAAGTCAAGGTGGACGACATCTACAAGGCGCCGGAAATCGCAGTGAATCTGCGCGAGCTCCTCGGAGACAGCCCTCTCGACGTGCAGACCTGGCAGGAGATGAACGCGAACCTTTTCGCGGCGCTCAAGCTGGAAAAAACGGCCATGTTCATCATTCTGGCCATGATCGTGCTGGTGGGGTCCTTTTCCATCGTGACCACCCTGGTCATGCTCGTCATGCAGAAAACCAAGGACATCGCCATACTTATGTCCATGGGGGCGGAAGTCTCAAGCATTCGCAAAATTTTCATGTATCAGGGAACGCTCATCGGCGCCGTGGGTACGGTGATCGGTTATTGCATCGGCGTGCCCGTTGCTCTGCTGCTGAAGAAATACCAGTTCATCAAGCTGCCGAAGGATGTGTATCCCGTGGACTATCTTCCAATCCGCCTGGATGCCTTGGATCTGACGTTCATCGGAGCGGCTGCCTTTCTGCTTTGCTTTCTTGCGACCATCTATCCGGCATGGCGAGCTGCCAAGCTGCGGCCCGCGGATGCCTTGCGTTATGAGTAA
- a CDS encoding TerB family tellurite resistance protein, whose translation MGVLDVIPGVSAAKNIAAGVGGAALGGVMGFFVGRRGQKEARKELEVARKEFEQEKNRLLARLEKIDQEREEMALLRVALLRQLAWEDGVLSDSEKLFIIDYIVHSEEIMDSKKIEAIKELDLKPARISSFLKHVAERFGSPPHICGSRIEAEGFVSVLTKVAHVDGEYTRDEERYVEYVKRLVGVS comes from the coding sequence ATGGGTGTGCTTGATGTGATTCCCGGCGTCAGCGCCGCCAAGAATATCGCCGCGGGAGTGGGCGGCGCGGCTCTTGGTGGCGTGATGGGCTTTTTTGTCGGGCGGCGCGGACAAAAGGAAGCCCGCAAGGAACTGGAAGTGGCCCGCAAGGAGTTTGAACAGGAAAAAAACCGGCTTCTTGCGCGGCTGGAGAAAATCGACCAGGAGCGAGAGGAAATGGCCCTGCTCCGCGTGGCCCTGCTGCGGCAGCTCGCCTGGGAGGACGGCGTTCTCTCGGACAGCGAAAAGCTGTTCATCATCGATTATATCGTGCACAGTGAAGAGATCATGGACAGCAAGAAGATCGAGGCCATCAAGGAACTCGACCTCAAGCCCGCGCGGATTTCCAGCTTCCTGAAGCATGTGGCCGAGCGCTTCGGCTCTCCGCCGCATATCTGCGGCTCGCGCATCGAGGCGGAGGGCTTTGTCAGCGTGTTGACCAAGGTCGCCCATGTCGACGGTGAATACACCAGGGACGAGGAACGGTACGTGGAGTACGTCAAGCGTCTCGTGGGAGTTTCCTGA
- a CDS encoding response regulator has protein sequence MAAEGGRKTILIVDDEEINLKVLSGFVESFGYDFLLADSGRKALDMIQNADLVLLDVMMPDMDGFEVVQKIRSMQGFQDLPVVMATALSDKRDRLDAVRSGASDFITKPVDVTELRIRLDAHLRLKEYHDQVMRYQEGLERLVAERTRELEEAQEAKMAAHLETLRRLSQAAEYKDEDTARHIDRMSRYSALLAEKHGLDRAEVDLVLHASPMHDIGKIGIPDSILLKPGPLTPEEWEIMKTHTLIGANILDSPSSAYLEAGRIIAISHHEKWNGSGYPRGLSGENIPLHGRICAIADVFDALTTRRPYKQPYSNEKALTIMREGRGTHFDPGLLDLFLTNLDEILAIQERFRD, from the coding sequence ATGGCAGCGGAAGGCGGACGCAAGACAATTCTCATCGTGGATGATGAAGAGATCAACCTGAAGGTACTGTCCGGATTCGTGGAGAGCTTCGGATACGATTTTCTTCTTGCCGATTCCGGGCGCAAGGCGCTGGACATGATTCAGAATGCCGACCTCGTGCTGCTGGACGTGATGATGCCGGACATGGACGGCTTTGAAGTGGTTCAGAAGATCCGCTCCATGCAGGGGTTTCAGGATTTGCCCGTGGTCATGGCCACGGCTCTCTCGGACAAGCGCGACCGTCTCGACGCGGTCCGTTCGGGTGCCAGCGACTTCATCACCAAGCCTGTGGACGTGACGGAACTGCGGATTCGTCTCGACGCCCATCTTCGGCTCAAGGAATACCACGACCAGGTCATGCGCTACCAGGAGGGACTGGAGCGGCTAGTGGCCGAGCGCACCCGCGAGCTTGAGGAGGCCCAGGAAGCCAAGATGGCCGCTCACCTGGAGACGCTGCGGCGGCTTTCCCAGGCGGCCGAATACAAGGACGAGGACACGGCCCGCCACATCGACCGCATGAGTCGCTATTCCGCGCTGCTGGCCGAAAAGCACGGCCTGGACCGTGCGGAGGTCGATCTCGTTCTGCACGCCAGCCCCATGCACGACATCGGCAAGATCGGCATCCCGGACTCCATCCTGCTCAAGCCCGGCCCCCTGACCCCGGAAGAGTGGGAGATCATGAAGACCCACACGCTGATCGGGGCCAATATTCTGGACTCCCCTTCCTCCGCCTATCTCGAGGCGGGCAGGATCATCGCCATCAGCCATCATGAGAAGTGGAACGGTTCCGGATACCCGAGGGGCCTTTCCGGCGAGAATATCCCGCTGCACGGCAGGATTTGCGCCATTGCCGACGTCTTCGACGCCCTGACGACCCGAAGACCCTACAAACAGCCTTATTCCAACGAGAAAGCCCTGACCATCATGCGCGAAGGACGAGGAACTCATTTCGATCCGGGGTTGCTCGATCTCTTCCTGACGAACCTGGACGAAATCCTGGCCATCCAGGAGCGCTTCCGGGATTAG
- a CDS encoding radical SAM protein: MSRSPFLSPSAWLRLARKRVPGQVVVQYTTRCNASCTQCGMRTSNPEPRVTMKPDQARRLIDAMAERGVFSVSFTGGEPLLHAEEIVALANHAASVGIRFIRTGTNGFVFRNHDRPDFMDRIRRLADLLAGSALNNFWISLDSSDPALHERNRGLPGMVAGLRKALPLFHERGLYPAANLGINRLTGGAGLVPDADEPFEQERFRAAFDEAFRRFYAFAEELGFTTVNACYPMSMDAEEAGDGAVYAATSTDGFIRFSREEKAAMLRALFDVIPEFRHRLRIFTPRSALLALMRQHVGLDEGMFPCRGGIDFFFVEAGSLDAFPCGYRGKENLGKFWELDVNRLDRRQVCEKCDWECFRDPSVLLQPMLNVLENPFTAWARLPRHKGFLRAWYEDLRYYRACGWFDARSAPDYGRMAQFARTGQAALLPVF, encoded by the coding sequence ATGAGCAGATCGCCCTTCCTTTCCCCCTCGGCATGGTTGCGGCTGGCGCGCAAGCGGGTTCCGGGCCAGGTCGTCGTCCAGTACACGACCCGGTGCAACGCTTCCTGCACCCAGTGCGGCATGCGGACGTCCAATCCCGAACCGCGCGTGACCATGAAGCCGGATCAGGCGCGGCGGCTGATCGACGCCATGGCCGAACGCGGCGTGTTCTCCGTTTCCTTTACCGGAGGCGAGCCCCTGCTCCACGCCGAAGAGATCGTCGCACTCGCGAACCACGCAGCGAGCGTGGGGATCCGCTTCATTCGTACCGGCACAAACGGTTTTGTGTTCCGCAATCACGACCGCCCCGATTTCATGGACCGCATCAGACGGCTTGCCGATCTCCTGGCTGGCAGCGCGCTGAACAATTTCTGGATCAGCCTGGATTCGTCCGACCCAGCCCTGCATGAACGCAACCGGGGTCTGCCGGGCATGGTGGCGGGCCTGCGCAAGGCTCTGCCCCTGTTCCACGAGCGCGGTCTCTACCCCGCCGCCAACCTGGGCATCAACCGTCTGACCGGAGGGGCGGGACTGGTTCCCGATGCGGACGAGCCTTTCGAGCAGGAACGCTTCCGGGCGGCTTTCGACGAGGCCTTCCGGCGCTTTTACGCTTTTGCGGAGGAGTTGGGCTTCACGACGGTCAACGCCTGCTACCCCATGAGCATGGATGCGGAGGAGGCCGGGGACGGCGCTGTGTATGCCGCCACTTCCACCGACGGCTTCATACGTTTCAGCCGCGAGGAAAAGGCGGCCATGCTGCGCGCCCTCTTCGACGTCATTCCGGAATTTCGCCACAGGCTGCGCATCTTCACCCCGCGCAGCGCGCTTCTGGCCTTGATGCGGCAGCATGTGGGGCTGGACGAGGGGATGTTCCCTTGCCGTGGGGGAATCGACTTCTTCTTCGTGGAGGCGGGAAGCCTGGATGCCTTCCCATGCGGGTATCGCGGAAAAGAGAATCTGGGAAAATTCTGGGAGCTGGACGTGAATCGTTTGGACCGCCGCCAGGTCTGCGAGAAGTGCGACTGGGAATGTTTCCGGGATCCGTCCGTGCTGCTTCAGCCCATGCTCAACGTCCTGGAAAATCCGTTCACGGCGTGGGCCCGTCTTCCGAGGCACAAGGGGTTCCTGCGCGCGTGGTACGAGGATTTGCGATACTATCGAGCCTGCGGCTGGTTCGATGCCCGCTCCGCGCCGGATTACGGGCGCATGGCGCAGTTCGCCCGAACGGGGCAGGCGGCGTTGCTGCCCGTCTTCTGA
- a CDS encoding ABC transporter ATP-binding protein, which translates to MSNEALYELIEVGKTFRGPTEEIDVLRNVNLDVAAGESLAILGASGSGKSTLLHILGTLDSATKGVIRFAGRDLAGLKSGERTRFRNKEIGFIFQFHYLLPEFNTLENVAMPAIIAGKSRQEALALAEEAIEMVGLTGRKDFGVTTLSGGERQRAAIARAILMRPRAVLADEPTGNLDERNGQRIAEVLAGLNADLGMTLIVVTHNADLAGKMNRRYELRAGELYAQS; encoded by the coding sequence ATGAGTAACGAGGCGTTATACGAACTGATCGAAGTGGGGAAGACGTTCCGCGGCCCCACGGAAGAGATCGACGTGCTGCGAAACGTCAATCTCGATGTCGCCGCAGGGGAATCCCTGGCCATTCTGGGGGCGTCGGGCTCCGGGAAAAGCACCTTGTTGCATATTCTCGGAACCTTGGATTCGGCTACGAAAGGTGTTATACGGTTCGCGGGCCGGGACTTGGCGGGCCTGAAATCAGGCGAGCGGACCCGGTTTCGAAATAAAGAGATAGGCTTCATTTTTCAGTTTCATTATCTTCTGCCGGAGTTTAATACACTGGAAAACGTCGCCATGCCCGCGATCATCGCGGGGAAGTCCAGGCAGGAAGCGCTGGCCCTCGCTGAAGAGGCGATTGAAATGGTCGGACTGACCGGCCGAAAGGATTTCGGGGTCACGACCCTGTCCGGCGGGGAGCGCCAACGGGCCGCCATCGCCAGGGCGATTCTGATGCGGCCGCGCGCGGTTCTTGCGGACGAGCCCACGGGCAACCTGGACGAACGGAACGGACAGAGAATTGCGGAAGTATTGGCTGGCCTGAATGCCGACTTGGGAATGACACTCATCGTGGTGACGCACAATGCGGATTTGGCCGGCAAGATGAATCGCCGGTATGAGCTTCGCGCAGGAGAACTGTATGCCCAATCGTAG
- a CDS encoding CDP-alcohol phosphatidyltransferase family protein translates to MRDKLFSPLVILLQKIGVTPNQVTLLGVVFLVLACLVPPDWYKVAIVFIVLNVTCDGIDGPLARRKGLAHPGGSLVDIVADQLGVVFLPAAAIYHLNAFGPVMLLFSSAYLLFIGLVVYANELGLEVRLFIRSKYPFYVLYLFCLYQRVDWVTYFCGAFGLYYSVESFFTLRKIYRYFGERAARDD, encoded by the coding sequence ATGCGGGACAAGCTCTTCAGCCCGCTCGTGATTCTGCTGCAAAAAATCGGGGTCACCCCCAATCAGGTCACGCTGCTTGGCGTCGTTTTTCTGGTGCTCGCCTGTCTGGTTCCACCGGACTGGTACAAGGTCGCCATCGTCTTCATCGTGCTGAACGTGACCTGCGACGGCATAGACGGCCCGCTGGCGCGCCGAAAGGGTCTGGCGCATCCCGGCGGCTCCCTCGTGGACATCGTCGCGGACCAGCTCGGGGTGGTGTTTCTTCCGGCAGCGGCGATCTATCACCTGAATGCGTTCGGTCCGGTCATGCTGCTCTTCAGTTCGGCCTACCTGCTTTTCATCGGGCTGGTGGTCTACGCCAACGAGCTTGGCCTGGAGGTCCGCCTGTTCATCCGTTCCAAGTACCCGTTCTACGTTCTCTATCTCTTCTGTCTTTACCAGCGGGTGGACTGGGTCACGTATTTCTGCGGGGCATTCGGGTTGTATTATTCCGTGGAGTCCTTTTTCACGCTGCGCAAGATCTACCGATATTTCGGGGAGCGTGCCGCGCGGGACGACTGA
- the lysS gene encoding lysine--tRNA ligase: protein MPMLEALQVRDELNPVIKTRVEKACALLEGGVNLYPNDFSKDSNVEDILNEFGKADAEELEKLDREFTVAGRVIAWRSFGKVTFFQIQGKTEGLQVYAARDELGAEQYGLFKKSDIGDIVGVRGKLFRTKTGELTIAAAECRLMTKSLRPLPEKYHGLKDVEIRYRQRYVDLIVTPRTREIFTKRTKIVRALRNYMDSRGFMEVETPMMQPIPGGATAKPFETHHNAMDMKLYMRIAPELYLKRLLVGGFERVYEVNRNFRNEGISTQHNPEFTMMEFYWAYATFEDLMDLTEDMFSSVAAEVCGSPVVEYQGEKIDLTPGKWVRMPFHESLERIGGVSPDVYSDYEKCKALVKQKGEKVVEGEKLGKLQAKLFDVLVEPKLVQPHFIYHYPTDISPLSRRNEANPDITDRFELFMTGREMANAFSELNDPVDQRLRFEEQVREKDAGDEEAHFMDEDYVRALEYGMPPAAGQGVGIDRLVMLLTDSPSIREVILFPLLRPEAVTGGS, encoded by the coding sequence ATGCCCATGCTTGAGGCTCTGCAGGTGCGTGACGAACTGAACCCGGTCATCAAGACCCGGGTGGAGAAGGCTTGCGCCCTGCTTGAAGGCGGGGTCAATCTCTATCCTAACGATTTTTCTAAAGATTCCAACGTCGAAGATATCCTGAACGAGTTCGGGAAAGCCGATGCCGAAGAGCTGGAAAAGCTCGACCGCGAATTCACCGTGGCCGGCCGCGTCATCGCGTGGCGTTCCTTCGGAAAGGTCACCTTCTTCCAGATTCAGGGAAAGACCGAGGGGCTTCAGGTCTATGCCGCGCGCGATGAACTCGGCGCCGAGCAATACGGATTGTTCAAGAAGTCGGACATCGGCGACATCGTGGGCGTCCGGGGCAAACTCTTCCGGACCAAGACCGGCGAGCTGACCATCGCGGCGGCGGAATGCCGCCTGATGACCAAGTCGTTGCGTCCCTTGCCCGAAAAGTACCACGGCCTCAAGGACGTGGAGATCCGCTACCGCCAGCGCTACGTGGACCTCATCGTCACGCCGCGTACCCGGGAGATTTTCACCAAGCGGACCAAGATCGTGCGCGCTCTGCGCAACTACATGGATTCCAGGGGCTTCATGGAAGTGGAAACGCCCATGATGCAGCCCATCCCCGGCGGGGCCACGGCCAAGCCCTTCGAAACCCATCACAATGCCATGGACATGAAGCTGTACATGCGCATCGCCCCGGAGCTGTATCTCAAGCGGCTGCTGGTGGGCGGGTTCGAACGGGTTTACGAGGTCAACCGCAACTTCCGCAACGAAGGCATTTCGACCCAGCACAACCCGGAATTCACCATGATGGAGTTCTACTGGGCCTATGCCACGTTCGAGGATCTCATGGACCTCACCGAGGACATGTTCTCCAGCGTTGCCGCCGAGGTCTGCGGTTCTCCCGTCGTGGAATACCAGGGCGAGAAGATCGATTTGACCCCCGGAAAGTGGGTCCGCATGCCTTTCCACGAATCGCTGGAACGCATCGGGGGCGTGTCCCCGGACGTTTATTCCGATTACGAGAAGTGCAAGGCCCTGGTGAAGCAGAAGGGCGAGAAGGTCGTCGAGGGGGAAAAGCTGGGCAAGCTCCAGGCCAAGCTCTTCGACGTTCTGGTGGAGCCCAAGCTGGTCCAGCCCCATTTCATCTATCATTATCCGACGGACATTTCGCCGCTTTCCCGCCGCAACGAGGCGAACCCCGACATCACGGACCGCTTCGAGCTGTTCATGACGGGACGCGAAATGGCCAATGCCTTCTCGGAACTCAACGATCCGGTGGATCAGCGGCTGCGCTTCGAGGAACAGGTTCGGGAGAAGGATGCGGGCGACGAGGAGGCGCACTTCATGGACGAGGACTATGTCCGCGCCCTGGAGTACGGCATGCCCCCCGCCGCGGGGCAGGGCGTGGGCATCGACCGGCTGGTCATGCTGCTCACGGACAGCCCGTCCATCCGCGAGGTCATCCTCTTCCCGCTCCTGCGGCCCGAGGCGGTCACTGGAGGGTCATGA
- a CDS encoding PilZ domain-containing protein, which translates to MLHLDIGDTLLIQCAHFEERHLGVLVGKEEGRLLVVYADLPAMAAKGLRKHPFVSVRYAHESTLLGFDAPLLEKPKSSESLLFLTFPDKTTPCDQRSERRLLCNFPSRIIGNGLDLPGLVHDISASAFRVALEDVFQEHPVFLFTENDELLLEFHVIDPEIRFSFRCRLLREFIASGKRYAVLLLHEEEKARKLLGEYVESVFSGPVRPDCR; encoded by the coding sequence ATGCTACATCTCGATATCGGCGACACGCTGCTGATTCAATGCGCACATTTTGAGGAACGCCACCTGGGCGTATTGGTGGGAAAAGAAGAAGGCCGCCTGCTCGTGGTCTATGCCGACCTGCCCGCGATGGCGGCCAAAGGCCTGCGGAAGCATCCGTTCGTCTCCGTGCGCTACGCCCACGAAAGCACGCTGCTCGGCTTTGACGCACCGCTGCTGGAAAAGCCGAAGAGTTCCGAATCGCTCCTTTTCCTGACCTTTCCAGACAAGACCACGCCCTGCGACCAGCGAAGCGAACGACGCCTGCTGTGCAATTTTCCGTCCCGGATCATCGGCAACGGACTCGACCTGCCCGGCCTCGTGCACGATATTTCCGCCAGCGCGTTCCGCGTGGCCCTGGAAGACGTTTTCCAAGAACACCCCGTTTTCCTCTTCACGGAAAACGACGAGCTTCTCCTTGAATTCCACGTCATCGACCCGGAAATACGCTTTTCCTTCCGCTGCCGCCTGCTGCGCGAATTCATCGCTTCGGGAAAACGCTACGCGGTACTGCTCCTGCATGAAGAGGAAAAAGCGCGCAAGCTGTTGGGGGAATACGTGGAAAGCGTCTTCAGCGGCCCGGTAAGGCCCGATTGCCGCTGA